A single genomic interval of Lentimicrobium saccharophilum harbors:
- a CDS encoding ATP-grasp domain-containing protein, which translates to MINQIFILTDYKGFFGSKQKAKFYRGGMDLDKLSACFSKYGIQVTISSFTRLEVKNVDKESTLILYTSSEDKHGFYKDFIEDIIFHLDQVGYNLLPSYACLKAHNNKVAMELLRERSTMESIKTIHSAVFGTLDELIAQADNFIFPVVIKPASGAMSRGVSKAENPKELVNIAKKISRSFNLKHNLKELLRNIKYRKSYVRESFYRSKFIVQNMIKNLGNDWKVLVYGPQIYVLQRNNRKNDFRASGSGDFLFTKELPDGMLDFAQSVRNYFNVPHISLDIGFDGKRFHLIEFQFINFGTTTIEKSPFYFEKFEGKWIVKEGYSDLEKVYVTSLMSYLSVHVK; encoded by the coding sequence ATGATAAATCAAATCTTTATCCTGACAGATTATAAGGGATTCTTTGGCTCCAAGCAGAAAGCTAAGTTTTATCGTGGTGGTATGGATCTTGATAAATTGTCTGCTTGTTTTTCAAAGTACGGAATACAGGTGACAATATCTTCATTTACAAGATTAGAAGTAAAAAATGTGGACAAGGAAAGTACCCTTATTCTATATACTTCCAGCGAAGATAAACATGGTTTTTACAAGGATTTTATTGAAGACATAATATTTCATTTAGATCAGGTTGGTTACAATCTTCTGCCTTCCTATGCCTGCCTGAAGGCCCACAACAATAAGGTCGCGATGGAACTGTTACGTGAGCGTTCGACAATGGAATCAATAAAAACTATCCATTCAGCGGTATTTGGTACATTGGATGAATTGATTGCACAGGCTGATAATTTTATTTTTCCTGTTGTAATTAAGCCCGCTTCCGGGGCCATGAGCCGGGGGGTATCTAAGGCGGAAAACCCTAAGGAACTAGTGAACATTGCTAAAAAGATTTCAAGATCTTTTAATTTAAAGCATAACCTGAAAGAGTTGTTAAGAAATATCAAATATCGCAAAAGTTATGTAAGAGAATCATTTTATCGGTCTAAATTTATAGTGCAAAATATGATTAAAAATTTGGGAAATGATTGGAAGGTCTTAGTTTATGGCCCCCAGATTTATGTTCTTCAGCGGAATAATCGTAAAAATGACTTCAGGGCAAGTGGAAGCGGGGACTTTCTTTTTACAAAAGAACTTCCTGATGGAATGCTGGATTTTGCCCAATCGGTTCGGAATTATTTTAATGTGCCGCATATATCGTTGGATATTGGTTTTGATGGCAAGCGATTTCACCTGATTGAATTTCAGTTTATTAATTTTGGCACTACTACGATTGAAAAATCTCCTTTTTATTTTGAGAAGTTCGAAGGGAAGTGGATAGTAAAAGAAGGTTATTCAGATCTTGAGAAGGTTTATGTTACAAGTTTAATGAGTTACTTATCAGTTCATGTGAAATAA
- a CDS encoding lipid II:glycine glycyltransferase FemX has product MIFLKNDKIDLQKWYALFNISEFATPFQMPEFYQFCQDSTGYNAQAFAMENEGIYKALVVVTIQKEEGIKSYFSKRGIVFGGPLLENITTEELIFFLNEVSSHLNRKVIYIEMRNFFDYSAFTDAFKSTGWLYEPYLNFRLSLETLSKESLMGLFTSGRRREIKQSMAEGATYGRSNDATEISQVYEILKKLYDQRVKLPLPALEYFIGLLNHRLIQVFVVKHAGRIIGGSFCPVLAGKAIYTYYYCGIRDYHKKIFPTHLAVYAAMDYAIENQIPFIDFMGAGKAGIEYGVREYKAQFGGEMVEFGRWKKILNPTLYNLGVWGLGILKRI; this is encoded by the coding sequence ATGATTTTTCTTAAAAATGATAAGATTGATCTTCAGAAATGGTACGCATTATTCAATATTTCTGAATTTGCAACTCCATTTCAAATGCCCGAATTCTATCAATTCTGTCAAGACTCAACAGGTTATAATGCCCAGGCTTTTGCTATGGAGAATGAGGGTATATATAAAGCCCTGGTAGTCGTAACAATTCAGAAGGAGGAAGGCATTAAGTCATATTTTTCCAAGCGGGGTATTGTATTTGGAGGCCCTTTACTTGAGAATATTACTACTGAAGAATTGATTTTTTTTCTTAATGAAGTATCTTCCCACCTGAATAGAAAAGTGATTTATATTGAAATGAGGAATTTCTTTGATTATTCAGCTTTCACCGATGCATTTAAAAGTACTGGTTGGCTATATGAGCCATATCTTAATTTCAGGCTATCTCTTGAAACGTTATCAAAAGAAAGTCTCATGGGCCTTTTCACATCAGGAAGAAGACGTGAAATAAAACAATCAATGGCAGAAGGTGCAACCTACGGAAGGTCTAATGATGCAACTGAAATAAGTCAGGTTTATGAGATTCTTAAAAAGCTTTACGATCAAAGGGTGAAGCTCCCACTTCCTGCCTTGGAGTATTTTATTGGTTTGCTAAATCACCGGTTAATTCAAGTTTTTGTCGTTAAGCATGCAGGTCGGATTATTGGAGGATCGTTTTGTCCTGTTTTAGCGGGTAAAGCGATATACACGTATTATTATTGTGGAATAAGAGATTACCATAAAAAAATCTTTCCAACCCATTTGGCCGTATATGCGGCCATGGATTACGCCATTGAAAACCAAATCCCTTTCATTGATTTTATGGGAGCCGGCAAGGCAGGAATTGAATATGGAGTCCGCGAATACAAAGCTCAGTTTGGCGGTGAAATGGTCGAATTTGGTAGATGGAAGAAGATACTAAATCCAACTCTCTATAACCTAGGGGTTTGGGGGCTTGGAATTCTCAAAAGAATCTGA
- a CDS encoding DUF354 domain-containing protein gives MNVLIDIGHPAHVHLFRHFAEEMQQNGHRILFTCREKEFEIYLLNKYGFQYKSFGKKYKSGFGKLWGLLKFDIKEYLAGLKFKPDIFLSHGSMYAAHAAFLLGKPHISFEDTFNFEQIRLYKPFTTAILTADYDHPLKSSKVIKYAGYHELAYLHPGRFTPDIHVLEELGVKENEKYVILRFVSWNASHDYGHKGISIGNKLKAVEEFSKYARVFISSESELPADLKKYKFKIAPHRMHDAIAFADMLFGESSTMSEEAAMLGVPSVYLFNNSTFYTQHLEKEYSLMFNFSESEQDQQKAIEKGIELLQMPGLKEEWKKRRDRMLAEKIDVTAFLVWFIENYPESKRIMQENPEYQYRFK, from the coding sequence ATGAACGTTTTGATTGACATAGGACATCCCGCCCATGTTCACCTTTTCAGACATTTTGCTGAAGAAATGCAGCAAAATGGTCATCGGATATTGTTTACCTGCAGGGAAAAAGAGTTTGAGATTTATTTACTTAATAAATATGGATTTCAGTATAAATCTTTTGGTAAAAAGTATAAATCAGGGTTCGGTAAACTCTGGGGTTTGCTTAAGTTTGATATTAAGGAATACTTGGCAGGATTAAAATTCAAGCCCGATATATTTCTGAGCCACGGTTCCATGTATGCAGCCCATGCCGCTTTTTTACTAGGTAAACCACATATCTCATTTGAAGATACATTTAATTTTGAGCAAATACGACTTTATAAGCCTTTCACCACTGCGATTCTGACGGCAGATTACGATCATCCTTTAAAGTCGTCAAAAGTTATTAAATATGCCGGTTATCACGAACTGGCTTATCTGCACCCCGGTCGTTTTACTCCGGATATTCATGTTTTAGAGGAACTTGGAGTAAAAGAAAATGAAAAGTATGTAATCTTACGTTTCGTATCCTGGAATGCCAGTCATGACTATGGCCATAAAGGTATTTCTATTGGTAACAAACTTAAAGCGGTGGAGGAATTTTCAAAATACGCCCGTGTGTTTATTTCATCAGAATCAGAACTGCCCGCCGATCTGAAGAAATATAAATTTAAAATTGCACCCCACAGAATGCATGATGCAATTGCTTTTGCCGATATGCTTTTCGGAGAAAGCTCAACCATGTCGGAAGAGGCTGCAATGCTTGGGGTGCCTTCAGTATATCTATTTAATAATTCTACTTTTTATACGCAGCATCTGGAGAAAGAGTATTCACTGATGTTCAACTTTTCTGAATCTGAACAAGATCAACAGAAAGCCATAGAAAAAGGGATTGAGTTGTTGCAAATGCCTGGTTTGAAGGAAGAATGGAAGAAACGCAGGGATAGAATGCTTGCAGAAAAAATCGATGTCACCGCCTTTCTGGTCTGGTTTATCGAAAACTACCCTGAGAGCAAGCGGATTATGCAGGAGAATCCGGAGTATCAGTATAGGTTTAAGTAG
- a CDS encoding glycosyltransferase family 4 protein translates to MKPEPTKLNLVLILTGGYGFPTGDAYTNRILAFAKGFVKNGCRVSLLIIYPGRKNQVSKSGSMEGFDYYFCTSPIWPDGKLRKIATGIKGIFNSLIMLQKLNRESIIDAIITFSQKFSQNFPVYLFTRLKGILFFRENNEYPRIVLSRGHDKLSSVERLYFSFVNRFFDGYIYISTSLVAFNKPFIGKNMPVMIVPIIVDDDRFIFDQFPPQKEITFCGNLYGEKDGVTLLIQSFALIHKDFPAYILKLIGHTSNPVEFEKLSQLVYELEVSEKVVFTGFVHRDHVPELLDQSALLVLARPDNIQAKGGFPTKLGEYLATGRPVLVTSVGDIPNYIHDGVNGFLARPGSVEDFAGKIRMILQDYENAADVGKEGKKLSLTSFNNKFQAERILGFIEMVKNNKN, encoded by the coding sequence GTGAAACCCGAACCAACAAAACTTAACCTGGTTCTGATTCTTACGGGCGGTTATGGCTTCCCGACCGGCGATGCCTATACCAACCGCATTCTGGCTTTTGCGAAAGGTTTTGTTAAAAATGGATGCAGGGTATCCCTGTTAATTATTTATCCCGGAAGAAAAAATCAGGTATCCAAATCCGGTTCAATGGAAGGATTTGATTATTATTTCTGCACAAGTCCTATCTGGCCGGATGGTAAACTGAGAAAAATAGCAACAGGAATTAAAGGGATCTTCAATTCCTTAATTATGCTTCAAAAACTAAACAGGGAGAGCATAATTGATGCAATTATAACTTTTTCACAAAAATTTTCGCAGAATTTCCCAGTTTATCTGTTTACCAGATTGAAGGGAATATTGTTTTTCCGTGAAAATAACGAGTATCCGCGTATTGTTTTAAGCCGAGGACATGATAAACTAAGCTCTGTTGAAAGACTCTATTTCTCCTTTGTAAACAGGTTTTTTGATGGTTATATATACATCAGCACTTCATTGGTCGCTTTCAACAAGCCTTTTATAGGCAAAAATATGCCTGTGATGATTGTTCCGATTATTGTAGATGATGATCGCTTTATTTTTGATCAGTTTCCTCCGCAAAAAGAAATAACCTTTTGTGGTAATCTTTATGGTGAAAAGGATGGCGTCACATTATTAATTCAATCTTTTGCATTGATTCACAAGGATTTTCCAGCATATATTCTGAAACTTATAGGGCATACATCAAATCCGGTTGAGTTTGAAAAGCTTTCTCAGTTAGTATATGAGCTTGAGGTTTCTGAAAAAGTTGTATTTACAGGTTTTGTTCATAGAGATCATGTACCTGAACTTTTAGATCAATCGGCTTTACTTGTGCTTGCCAGGCCTGATAATATTCAGGCTAAAGGTGGATTTCCGACCAAGTTGGGCGAGTATCTTGCTACTGGCAGGCCGGTGTTGGTAACCTCAGTAGGGGATATTCCGAACTACATTCATGATGGTGTTAATGGATTTTTGGCTAGACCTGGTTCGGTTGAAGATTTTGCTGGCAAAATACGAATGATCTTGCAAGATTATGAGAATGCTGCAGATGTTGGGAAAGAAGGTAAGAAATTATCATTAACTTCATTTAATAATAAGTTTCAGGCTGAACGTATCCTCGGTTTTATTGAAATGGTAAAAAATAATAAGAATTAA
- a CDS encoding four helix bundle protein, translating into MAVIKSFRDLIVYQKAFRLAMEIFEISKTFPKEEKYSLTDQIRRSSRSVTTNIAEGWAKKIYPKHFVSKLTDSLGEEYETEVWLAFSVECKYIEPEKYEYFMHEYEEVRKMLISMINTPEKFCK; encoded by the coding sequence ATGGCAGTTATTAAAAGTTTCAGGGATTTGATAGTATATCAAAAGGCCTTCAGGCTGGCAATGGAAATTTTTGAGATTTCAAAAACATTTCCTAAAGAAGAGAAATATTCATTAACAGACCAGATACGCAGATCTTCCAGGTCGGTTACTACAAATATAGCCGAAGGTTGGGCAAAGAAGATCTATCCAAAACATTTTGTCAGTAAGCTTACGGATTCATTAGGGGAAGAATATGAAACGGAAGTCTGGCTTGCTTTTTCGGTCGAATGCAAATACATTGAACCTGAAAAATATGAGTATTTCATGCATGAATACGAAGAAGTGCGAAAAATGTTGATTTCTATGATCAATACACCTGAGAAATTTTGCAAGTGA
- a CDS encoding sugar-transfer associated ATP-grasp domain-containing protein: MNGLIKKIIVLIYSLKLRIVLNKKILKIFNSLPSIIDISSEKIQYHKKLWKDLNNRTNIKWYKVFASINGIDDPRYITEYDYHFNVELRLNHKGFSEAYSDKNSYHRNFMNELLPQIYLRNINGVFYTEKYEYTGFEDAMLLIPDCIEKCITKKSTESGGGRGIELFTRNNAEWVSRDGEKLSVSYLDKQYGSNYIIQEYIDQHPYFSQFNQSSLNTVRLFTYRSVVSNEVIPLHAVLRIGKPGSLVDNQASGGIACGVKENGKLNSFAINKKGEKFDHFNTIVFSNADPVFKFDEIVKICLPLANQFYYHRLLGFDFCVDHRGNIRLIEVNNKNNETNFFQMNNGPLFGEYTDEIISYCKNRKRNFNFDFDI, encoded by the coding sequence ATGAATGGGCTGATAAAAAAAATTATTGTCTTAATTTATTCATTAAAATTAAGGATTGTACTGAATAAAAAAATATTAAAAATTTTCAATTCCTTACCTTCAATAATAGACATAAGCAGCGAAAAAATACAATATCACAAAAAACTATGGAAAGATCTTAATAACAGGACTAATATTAAATGGTACAAAGTCTTTGCATCAATCAATGGGATTGATGATCCCAGATATATTACTGAATATGATTATCATTTCAATGTTGAACTTAGGCTGAATCACAAGGGATTCAGTGAAGCATACAGCGATAAGAATAGTTATCACCGGAATTTTATGAATGAACTCTTACCTCAAATATATCTTCGGAATATAAATGGAGTCTTTTATACTGAAAAATATGAATATACTGGTTTTGAAGATGCTATGTTATTAATACCTGATTGCATTGAAAAATGTATAACGAAGAAATCCACGGAATCGGGTGGTGGAAGAGGAATTGAATTATTTACCAGAAATAATGCTGAATGGGTGAGTCGTGATGGGGAAAAACTTTCGGTAAGCTATCTTGATAAGCAATACGGAAGCAACTATATAATTCAGGAGTACATAGATCAACATCCTTATTTTAGCCAGTTTAATCAAAGCTCTTTAAATACAGTGCGTTTGTTCACTTACCGTTCGGTAGTCAGCAATGAAGTTATACCTTTACATGCGGTACTCCGAATCGGTAAACCGGGCTCACTGGTTGATAACCAGGCATCTGGAGGAATTGCATGCGGTGTAAAGGAGAATGGTAAACTTAATAGTTTTGCAATCAATAAGAAAGGTGAAAAGTTCGATCATTTCAATACTATTGTTTTTTCAAATGCCGATCCGGTATTTAAATTTGATGAGATTGTTAAAATTTGTTTACCTCTTGCTAATCAATTTTATTATCATCGTTTGCTTGGATTTGATTTTTGTGTAGATCATCGTGGCAATATAAGGCTGATTGAAGTGAACAACAAGAATAATGAAACCAACTTCTTTCAGATGAATAATGGCCCATTATTTGGCGAATATACAGATGAAATAATCTCTTATTGTAAGAATAGAAAGAGAAACTTTAATTTTGATTTTGACATTTGA
- a CDS encoding glycosyltransferase family 4 protein has protein sequence MIKILFIHHAVGWGGAPINMINIINGLDKSRFSVHVLLLKDSVVSKKLNESKIPYTIARSVFYKKFYKYLGHSEAGYIRWYQILKFFKLAITWLLSNRVYARKELDQFEPDIIHLNSSVLTDWLKPSSKKGKVIIHVQEPFRRGRLDFLYYLLRYQMKQYADHIIAISKDNAERIDIPQKTTVVYNFTKIPNSLLSTGIDSKRLRKVLYLGGAASIKGFYTLVNALGFVEDRILILFAGHYPPNTAKSGFRKHLPWNKKLQKALITMRNSSNAIEVGLIEDTESIIKDCDVLVSPFRIEHFSRPIIEAFACRKVVIGTDVKGMDEIIDHNINGLIIKKNNPRELADAINFLSKNHEIASTFGEKGYIKATMHFSEKNTKQIERIYEKLCKKK, from the coding sequence ATGATCAAAATTTTATTTATTCATCATGCTGTTGGTTGGGGTGGCGCTCCCATTAATATGATTAATATTATCAATGGTCTTGACAAGTCCCGGTTTTCTGTACATGTGCTTTTATTGAAGGATTCGGTAGTTTCTAAAAAGTTGAATGAAAGCAAGATTCCATACACTATCGCCAGATCTGTATTTTATAAGAAGTTTTATAAATATCTTGGTCATAGTGAAGCTGGATATATCAGGTGGTATCAAATATTAAAGTTTTTTAAATTAGCTATAACGTGGTTATTATCAAATAGGGTATATGCAAGAAAGGAACTTGATCAATTTGAACCTGATATAATTCATTTAAATTCTTCAGTATTAACTGATTGGTTGAAACCATCTTCTAAAAAAGGCAAAGTAATTATTCATGTACAGGAGCCCTTCAGGAGAGGAAGACTTGACTTCCTTTACTATTTGCTGCGATATCAGATGAAACAATATGCTGATCATATAATTGCAATTAGTAAAGACAATGCTGAAAGAATTGATATACCTCAAAAGACAACTGTAGTGTATAATTTTACCAAAATTCCTAATAGTTTGTTGTCGACTGGTATTGATTCTAAGCGGTTAAGGAAGGTACTATATCTTGGCGGTGCTGCTAGTATTAAAGGTTTCTATACGCTTGTTAATGCCTTGGGCTTTGTTGAAGATAGAATATTAATTTTATTTGCTGGACATTATCCACCCAATACTGCAAAAAGTGGGTTCAGAAAACATTTGCCATGGAATAAAAAACTACAAAAGGCTCTAATAACTATGAGAAATAGTTCAAATGCGATAGAAGTTGGATTAATTGAGGATACCGAATCAATAATAAAAGACTGTGATGTTTTGGTTTCACCATTTAGAATTGAACATTTTTCAAGACCAATTATTGAAGCGTTTGCATGCAGGAAGGTCGTTATTGGTACTGATGTGAAAGGTATGGATGAGATTATAGATCATAACATTAACGGATTGATTATTAAAAAAAATAATCCAAGGGAATTAGCGGATGCAATAAATTTTCTAAGTAAAAACCATGAAATAGCCAGTACATTTGGGGAAAAGGGTTATATTAAAGCTACAATGCATTTTTCAGAAAAAAATACAAAACAAATTGAGAGAATATATGAGAAACTTTGTAAAAAGAAATAG
- a CDS encoding glycosyltransferase family 4 protein, whose protein sequence is MRVLFVSSGNSRDFSIAPFIKAQGDSLERLGIDVLYFPLIGKGLLGYVRSAYKLNKFVRKNAVDIVHAHYTLSGWTSVLAHPKKPIILSLMGSDAYGEYIGHNKVRKSSYYLVILTWLIQPFVKAIICKSKNIEKYVYLKNKSKIIPNGILLEKVIVNDKGFRDELGLDPTKKYILFLGNLNDIRKNFKLVKDSCELLNIENVEIITPYPVAHDIAIKYLNSVDVLVVPSFMEGSPNVVKEAMACNCPVVATDVGDIKWLFGNEPGYFISDFSAADTASKITNALDFADKYRKTNGRARLIKLGLDSETIAHRIIQVYQEVRGNG, encoded by the coding sequence ATGAGGGTCCTTTTTGTTTCAAGCGGTAATTCCAGGGACTTTAGCATAGCTCCGTTCATTAAAGCACAGGGAGATTCTCTGGAGAGGTTAGGCATTGATGTGTTATATTTTCCATTGATTGGGAAAGGGCTTTTAGGTTATGTAAGGAGCGCCTATAAACTCAATAAATTTGTTAGAAAAAATGCAGTTGATATTGTTCATGCGCATTATACATTATCGGGCTGGACTTCTGTCCTGGCACACCCTAAAAAGCCTATAATCCTTTCATTAATGGGTAGTGATGCTTATGGTGAATATATTGGTCATAACAAAGTAAGGAAAAGCAGTTATTATTTAGTGATTTTAACCTGGCTTATTCAACCTTTTGTAAAAGCAATTATCTGCAAATCTAAAAATATTGAAAAGTATGTTTACCTGAAGAATAAATCTAAAATTATTCCCAATGGGATTTTACTTGAAAAAGTGATTGTTAATGACAAGGGTTTCAGAGATGAATTAGGCCTTGATCCAACGAAGAAGTATATTCTTTTTCTGGGTAATCTTAATGATATTAGAAAGAATTTTAAATTGGTTAAGGATTCATGTGAGTTGTTAAATATAGAAAATGTTGAAATTATTACGCCTTATCCGGTGGCACATGACATTGCAATAAAGTATTTAAATTCAGTAGATGTGTTGGTTGTTCCTTCTTTTATGGAAGGTTCACCGAATGTAGTTAAAGAAGCAATGGCTTGCAATTGCCCGGTTGTTGCCACCGATGTTGGAGATATAAAGTGGTTATTTGGGAATGAACCCGGGTATTTTATTTCAGATTTTTCAGCTGCAGATACAGCTTCTAAAATTACAAATGCATTAGATTTTGCTGATAAATATCGTAAAACAAATGGAAGAGCGCGGCTGATAAAACTTGGCCTTGATTCTGAAACCATTGCTCATAGAATTATTCAAGTTTATCAAGAAGTCAGGGGGAATGGATGA
- a CDS encoding glycosyltransferase family 2 protein has translation MNNSNLVACITINYNHAKDTINCVNSLLESDYSNFIIFLIDNGSHIDDYRILSEFTSNAIIIRLLRIEKNVGYVGGVNYGLTEAAKINPDYYLIMNNDTVIDKHAIKALVDTSIDFSNNCIVSGKVYNMDNPSSLQYIGQWERNANKLDFPPYIKNSKEIDNGQYEQKMEVAMLDDIYWLIPAIVLNKIGLYSDYFYLYGEQNDYALRAKKNGVKLIYTPLAKLWHHHHLTTGGNKQKELAISYWRMYSSLTILYLHFSRKAFYTFYFKQFFRSLVKSILFMGDREKRENSKYKLLACWYFSKWMFNKKPNLGFNPYAKN, from the coding sequence ATGAACAATTCTAATCTGGTTGCGTGTATAACCATAAACTATAATCATGCAAAAGACACAATTAATTGTGTTAATTCATTGTTGGAGTCAGATTATTCGAATTTTATTATTTTTTTAATAGACAATGGATCCCACATTGATGATTATCGAATATTAAGTGAATTCACTTCTAATGCAATTATAATCAGGTTGTTACGGATTGAAAAAAATGTTGGGTATGTAGGAGGCGTAAATTATGGCTTGACTGAAGCGGCAAAAATAAATCCGGACTACTACCTGATAATGAATAATGATACAGTAATAGATAAACATGCTATTAAAGCACTGGTTGATACTTCCATAGACTTTAGCAATAATTGTATTGTCTCCGGGAAGGTTTATAATATGGACAACCCATCATCTTTACAATATATCGGACAATGGGAGCGTAATGCAAACAAACTCGATTTTCCACCTTATATAAAAAATTCAAAGGAGATTGATAACGGGCAATATGAACAGAAAATGGAAGTTGCCATGTTGGATGATATATATTGGCTTATACCAGCTATTGTATTAAATAAAATTGGACTTTATTCTGATTACTTCTATTTATATGGGGAACAAAATGATTATGCTTTAAGGGCAAAAAAGAACGGTGTTAAATTAATCTATACACCTTTGGCTAAATTATGGCATCACCATCATTTGACAACAGGTGGTAATAAACAAAAAGAACTTGCAATAAGTTATTGGAGAATGTATTCAAGTCTTACGATTTTATACCTGCATTTTAGCAGAAAAGCGTTTTACACATTTTATTTTAAACAATTTTTCAGATCGTTGGTAAAATCAATCTTATTTATGGGTGATAGAGAGAAACGTGAGAATTCGAAATATAAATTATTGGCATGCTGGTATTTTTCAAAATGGATGTTTAATAAAAAGCCTAACCTTGGTTTTAATCCATACGCTAAGAACTGA